The following coding sequences lie in one Prionailurus viverrinus isolate Anna chromosome X, UM_Priviv_1.0, whole genome shotgun sequence genomic window:
- the LOC125157438 gene encoding melanoma-associated antigen B17-like, which produces MPHRQKKKLRARQKRHEGQGEGQGVGGAQAAAAAAAAAAAAAAAEPLGEASPGSPRAGAAQQPQGAAAPGSPGSPGSPGAGAASPPREQGAEGPAAPPAPGARKDPLSRKADMLVRFLLEKHASKEPITRAALLKIVSRKYEAHRAEILRRTSERLQLLFGLELREGDAGGRAYALVSKPGLEGDGGDEGPPKSGLVMALLGVIFMKGNRASEEEVWEFLNVLGVYAGRRHPIFGEPRKFITQDLVRQKYLEYRHVPGSKPQRYEFLWGPRARAHTSKMEVLQVLAKINDTVPSCFPQLYQEALLEEAARESSTGAATVASAGEAAGPSGAGEPSRARGGRGRRI; this is translated from the coding sequence ATGCCGCACCGCCAGAAGAAAAAGCTGCGCGCCCGCCAGAAACGCCACGAGGGCCAGGGTGAGGGCCAGGGTGTGGGGGGTGCtcaggccgccgccgccgccgccgcagcagcggcagcggcggcggcggcggagcccCTTGGGGAGGCTTCCCCGGGGTCCCCCCGGGCGGGTGCAGCCCAGCAGCCTCAGGGTGCCGCGGCCCCCGGGTCCCCCGGGTCCCCCGGGTCCCCCGGCGCAGGCGCCGCAAGCCCGCCACGTGAGCAGGGCGCCGAGGGCCCggccgcgccccccgccccgggcgccCGCAAAGACCCCCTCAGCCGCAAGGCCGACATGCTGGTGCGGTTCCTGCTGGAGAAGCACGCCAGCAAGGAGCCCATCACGCGGGCCGCGCTGCTGAAGATCGTCAGCAGGAAGTACGAGGCGCACCGGGCCGAGATCCTCAGGCGCACCTCGGAGCGCCTGCAGCTGCTCTTCGGCCTCGAGCTCCGGGAGGGCGACGCCGGTGGCCGGGCCTACGCGCTGGTCAGCAAGCCGGGCCTGGAGGGCGACGGCGGCGACGAGGGGCCGCCCAAGAGCGGCCTGGTCATGGCGCTGCTGGGCGTGATCTTCATGAAGGGCAACCGCGCCAGCGAGGAGGAGGTGTGGGAGTTCCTCAACGTGCTGGGCGTGTACGCGGGCCGCAGGCACCCGATCTTCGGGGAGCCCAGGAAGTTCATCACCCAAGACCTGGTGCGCCAGAAGTACCTGGAGTACCGCCACGTGCCGGGCAGCAAACCTCAGCGCTACGAGTTCCTGTGGGGCCCGAGGGCTCGCGCCCACACCAGCAAGATGGAGGTGCTGCAGGTGCTGGCCAAGATCAACGACACGGTGCCCAGCTGCTTCCCCCAGCTGTACCAGGAGGCCCTGCTGGAAGAGGCGGCGCGCGAGAGCTCCACAGGCGCAGCCACGGTGGCCTCCGCTGGCGAGGCTGCGGGCCCTTCGGGAGCCGGGGAGCCGTCCCGGGCCCGGGGGGGCCGCGGCCGCCGAATCTAG